A stretch of Brassica napus cultivar Da-Ae chromosome C6, Da-Ae, whole genome shotgun sequence DNA encodes these proteins:
- the LOC106412866 gene encoding glutathione S-transferase T3-like: protein MDYNPYRSGSNFVERREHRKWTPTDDIVLIGSWLNMSKDPVVANEQRSGAFWKRIAAYFAANQKVTECERREPMHCKQQWQKINDLMCKLCGSYEAATREKTSGQNETDVLKKAHEIFYNTHKKKFNLEHAWMELRNDQKWCDLPSSNTTGNMSFNSSRR from the coding sequence ATGGATTATAATCCATATAGGAGTGGGTCAAATTTTGTAGAGCGTAGAGAACACAGGAAATGGACTCCTACAGATGATATTGTGCTAATCGGCTCATGGCTAAACATGAGCAAAGATCCTGTTGTAGCAAATGAGCAAAGATCAGGTGCATTCTGGAAAAGAATTGCAGCCTACTTTGCGGCAAACCAGAAGGTTACAGAGTGCGAACGGAGAGAGCCGATGCACTGTAAGCAACAGTGGCAGAAGATCAATGACCTCATGTGCAAGTTATGTGGCTCGTATGAAGCTGCAACCAGGGAGAAGACCAGCGGACAAAATGAGactgatgttctcaaaaaagcgCATGAGATCTTCTACAACACTCATAAGAAGAAGTTCAACCTTGAGCATGCGTGGATGGAGCTGCGCAATGACCAGAAATGGTGTGATCTTCCAAGCTCAAACACTACAGGAAATATGAGTTTTAATAGCAGTAGAAGATAG